taattacgtAATTACTCTATAACACTTTGGAATTTATGAGGTTTATTTATGACAAAgaagaaaactataaaaaataaaccttaaaGTTTGGAATCAGAATTTTAAGTatggaataaaagttttatagttataagatataaaacttttattctaaaacttaaaagatttaatatgcTGAGTAATGTTCGTTatagttttaagtttatatcaagtacaatgaaaaatagaaaaattactATATCCATATTaaacaaatgcttttttttatccagagaaaactttttaaatgcgATACGTATGCAATCTTGTCTTACTatgcttataattaaaatatattattcacgctttattttgttgttttagttgATAAATGAAAAAGTAGAGAGAAAGGAACAAAATAACTCTTATTACAAAGGATATTGTAAGAACCATAAAAAAGTCAATTCTTAAAGAAATGAAGTTAAAAGAAATAGCGGAGGAAGTTGAAGTTTCTGCAACACGTTCTAATTCTGATAAAATCAGTAAAAGACTTAGTTATGATGAAATCACATCAGTAAAAAAAGGAAGGCGCAGGAGCTTATGACGAGACACTTATATCTGAAACTCGATTGTTGATTGAGCATGATCCATTTCATACTTTAGCATCATTGAGAAACATTTTGATTGAAGGGAATATTAATGCATCTATACCAACAATATCTAAGTATTTGAAGTCGATGGAGTTGACTAGAAAACGACTTACATTAGTACCAAAAGAAATTAACTCGCAACAAAACGTTGATTCAAGACAAAGTTTTTGCAGGACTATTAATTCGACTCCTGACAATAACTTAGTATTTCTTGGTGAAACAGGCTTTAACTTACATACTTCTAAACAATATGGCTATTCTATAAtgaatacaaaatgttttgttacaGTGCCAGCAAATCGTGGAAAGAATGTAAGTCTAATGGCCGCGAATGTAAGTCTAATGGCCGCGAATGTAAGTCTAATGGCCGCGATAACAGTTAATGGTATTCTAAGCTTTAAGATAGTGGATAGTGTCTACATTGGcgatattttttgtgattttataaCCAACAATTTAAGACCGTATTTCCAAACGAATCCTCATTCTGTACTAGTATTAGATAACTGTGCATTTAATCGTCGAAGAGATGTAATCAATTTGCCATGCCAATCCAATGTTTCAGTTTACATTTTGCCACCTTATTCACCGCAATTAAACCTGATTGAGGAAAACTTTAGTTGTCTTAAAGCTAATTATACTTCTATAAGGCCGTTTCCAAAAATTAGCAATGAAGTTAAGGCTACTTTAAGTTTGTTTATACCGTTAATTGGCATTGACTCTTGTGGTTGGTGATGTAATATGAGAAGATGGGTTTTGAAAGGCATAGCAAGgcaagaattttattaaagtggatacttttttatttatattatatctttaaatataatgagttatagttatatttaaaaaatacactttattctttagaaatttatgaataactttatatatcataaatgcACTCTTAAATAActacaatgttttatattttcttaaaaattgttttagatatatatttttgatgttttataattttataaatttgttttttattttcttacaatttgttttgtattttctaaaaaaatgttttataaattcttaaaaaatgttttatattttcttaaagaatgttttatattttctaaaaaaattgttatatatttcgCATAAACCCTGTAAGCTATCATCTACCCCATGCAAATTACACCactgaaatattttgtttgcaatATGTTCAGCAggtttgatttttgattttttagatatcAGAACACTCTAACTCACTATCTGACCATTAGGGTGgagtgaattttagttttttttttacaattcgtTTAGCCTGGGTGTGCAAAAGTTGTCTATTCATTTCAGAAATACTCTGGAAAAATATCAATGCTCCAGGAAATTATCTTGAGGTTCCTCAAgacctttaaaattttgatgggtccctaatattatgtaaaaaaaaggttttcaaaattatgtcatgttgggtctcaaaagaagcaaaattttataaaaatttcaaaaataacaattatttttagaaaaaaaattgctattttatagtttattgcaGAAAAAATGACCTTTTAAgctaattatgaaaaaagtttatttttttttattataatttcaaaaaaatcttaaataataatttttttataaaatgaatattagTTTTggaatctttataaaattttgcttcttttgagacccaacatgacatacttttgaaaaccttttttttacataatattagggactcatcaaaattttaaaggtcTTGAGGAACCTCAAGATAATTTCCTAGAGCATTGATATTTTTCCAGAGTATTTCTGAAATGAATAGACAACTTTTGCACACCCAGGCTAAacgaattgtaaaaaaaaactaaaattcactcCACCCTACTGACCATTCTTTTTCGTccttaaaacttttcaaaaactcatcatatgcttttttcaaaaagtaactATATATCATCTccttttctttaaactttttcagatCACATTCTTTTTACTGCTTCGCTCAATTGCTTTATGCttccttttaacttttttataatcttttgatCCTATCACAACTTGAGCTTTGCCCCCCCTTTTTGTTTCTCTGTGATTGAATAAATCGATCTCTATCAAGGGAATAATTGCTGATTTTTCACATTTACAGttaatttgaactttttgtttatatccCAGGCAATTTGATTCATTACAGTAAAGAAGTGCACCTTTACATTTAGTTATATCAAAAAGTTGTGACATTAAACCCATTATGCTgtcatttttttctcttttggttaatatttttttacaaatatcatGAAcataacaataactttttttgatctTTCTGTCAATGGACTTATCTGTAAATATTACTGGAGATGAAAAATCtgaatttgattttttccattGATTAACAACTCCCAATCTTGTCTCCCTAATCAAATCATCCAATGGATCTTTAAACAGTAAAGCTTTACGAAGAACAGCACCAAGAGGTGGTAGCTCACATGGAATAATGTCTCCTCCTTTTCCTGGAGATAAAATATTATCacattatataaagtttttaatttattattattgtttctcTTACTATTTCTGCTGATCAAATGGTTACTGTTTATAATATtgttgttgataaaattttatacaatgaaatataaattaatactcatgataattgtaataaaataaattaataacattatatgaTATAATTGTTGtgaatataatattatatttgcattatatatattatttttgtaatactattaaaataatattaataatataaagaaaatgttataatcacaacaattttattatctattaaaTTGGACATTACTGTGCttgctttttttcttgtttttatactactcatttctgaatatatattttttattaagactaTATGACTATATGActgaatattaaaataaaatattgaaaaacgctttaaaacaaatatttaaaataatttatattgcccaaactagggttgttcgccataaacaaaaacttacgaaaatttcgcatttttatcttccgtatttcaatttgttattgcggaagttgtTCTTTCGCAAATTCACCTTCCGTAATGCGTTatacgaaaaaaataaataataattattccGTAATAGCTCTTTACGAAAagaaacttgcgaaacaaatcatttcgaaAAATTATTTGCGAAACAGTTCCTTACGGAAGGAGCGTTTCGGAATGAGCGCTTACGGAATTAACTCGAAAGTATTCATTAAactgttatacaaaaaaaaattattatttactatttaaataaattaatgttgttaaatgattcttcaatagtttttacatatatatctatatatctatatatctatatatatatatatatatatatatatatatatatatatatatatatatatatatatatatatatatatatatatatatatatatatatatatatatatatatatctatatatatatatatatatatatatatatatatatatatatatatatatatatatatatatatatatatatatatatatatatatatatacacacacacactaaaaaaaaaagtagaaatttctACCTTAGGATAAAATATGTGATATACCTTTAGTaaggtataattttctaccATTTAGggtagaaaattatattaaaaacaattatttgtcATACAATTTTCTAACTTAaaggtataattttctaccttataaggtaaaaaattataccttaCTAAGGGTATATCTCATATCCTACCCTAACTAAAAGTTTCTACCTTTATTTtatagtgtgtatatatatatatatatatatatatatatatatatatatatattatatatatatatatatatatatacagtgatcTTGAAAGATTAAGAAAGTTAGGACGAAGGTGGGGGagggagggggggagggggaaAGAGTTGCTGAAACAGAATATAAGGGGGGCCTAACGCAACTccaatctaaataaaaataactgaaatttgAGTTAGTTTGACGGAAaggacaatatatatatatatatatatatatatatatatatatatatatatatatatatatatatatatatatatatatatataatatatatatatatatatatatatatatatatatatatatatacttgtatatatatatatatatatatatatatatatatatatatatatatatatatatatatatatatatatatatatatatatatatatatatatatatatatatatatatatatatacagtgaccAAGAAAGGTTAAGAAAGTTACGcagctaaaatttaaatagaaaaaactgaaactttaagttAGTTTTGAGGGAAAGGGCAACGCTTCCTCCGCAACTTGTCCCTATACCAGTGTTTACAtgcattaatatttatcaagtaCCGACTTTGGTTCACTTCCGACATTCGGTTGTTTATTGTCTTTGGCTTTTCAGAAATGGAGGTTTACTATTTATATTCTTATACATAAAAACttagtaaaatatttggttCCATTACATTTTATGTCAATTTATCACTAATTTTTAGACTATCTACAGCTCTAAAACTTTCAGCGCTTGTATAATCCTGGTGAGCTtctatgtttaaatttttttccggGGCAAAGACTCGGGACGGGTTGTATTTTACGTACCCGCTTTTTTGCTGCAAAATCTtgcaactaaatttttactGCTCTCCAAATTAGCCAGAGCTTTAAAACTTTCAGCGGTTGTATAGTTCCAATAACGTTGGGATGTTGAAAATTGCGGGGGAGGGGAGGATCAAATttaaagcgtacgtactttatggagtAGTTATTTTTTAGGTTTGACTACATGACctatatctttttttgatttcaacGACAGCATTGTTTCCCAATCACGCAATTTTATTCGTATAAAACCGtttctttttttccattaaCTGAAAAGAAAAACTGCCTTTGAGTTATGCAACGAcaagtttacattaaaaattagttctataacgaccctttttttttaaccgaTTTACTATTTGAGGCAAATCTACATGATCCCAAACAAATGAGTTACATGctctaaattttcttttttcccTCAAAATGGGAAAGTTTATGTTGTTCAAGTTATGTTCACTATTTAACTCTTGTTCATTGAAAGACATTTTTAGTATATCTTATGAAAGTCtaggtttatttataaaaatttactaactGAAACAtatcaataattattataataattagtatTTTAGTTACCTAGCTAATCATACGTATTTGATTCATAAAacgtatttaaatatttttaatatgccGCGTTTCGTAAGTGTTTTTCCGTAATGAAGTTGTTTCGCAAGTTTCAGTGCGAAAGagtttcgtttcgaaagaaatttggttttttatcattatttcaaaaaataaaaccttaaaatgTTCATATGTTgcaatactgaaaataaaattttattataaacattttggtatataaaaaatttaatttttacaattatatcaGTTTGGCcaacaaaattttgttatagaCTCCGAAACGTCGTTTAGCGAAATAGCTcatttcgcaagtgcgacttccgtaAGCCCTATTTTCGtgtgttgcaaaatagttttgtttcgtaatTCAACTTGCGGAAGACAACATTTCGTAAGAAGcatttgcgaaatgaacatcggcggttttttttgtttcttaaaattcggtacgaaaaaagaaaattccTTATTCTCAATATCCTTCCGAAAGAACTTTATTTTTCCGGAATTGTACGAAACATTCCGGTTAACAACTCTACCCCAAACATTCCTAAGTGTTTGATATTTTATGAAGAAGTTTCTTGAGCTTTTCGTTGCTTCCGTTAAATATCTGTTTTTGTCTAAAGTTAACTTTTTGGTCAACAAAAggccaatttttgaaaatgaagacttttttaaataaactttttttaaactgaactaaaatgtatatatgttcaggcaaaaaaatgtttggggctaagtttttatgaaaaaatatgttttttgaaaagtacgGGATGCTCTTATTTACATGGCATACAAAAACAATCGCCTGTTATTGTTATATGGATTAACTACtttttgttagattttataaaaataaagtgttaCAACAATTAATTGAGATAATTAATAGTTAACTCACATAGGTTTAAAGGAAAGAAACATGtggaaacttttattattttaaaatactatattaaataataagcataaaaattgatacttttaaaaagatttttaaagatgttttaaataaaaataaagcatttcatttttaaaaaaatatagttcgaaacttttataaaacaaaaaaaaaaaaatatttatttacatatcaaatatgagaataacattacaaaaaacGTAATCTTAATAAACAGACTCAAAGTATCATCTTAATAAACAGACTCAAAGTATCGTCTCCCAATCTACATCTCAAAGGACTTCATATATAACAAGCAGCTAAAAAAGCTAGCTCGGTCTTTTTTGATGCATAacagttttctttaaatatattgtaaatattttttttagtttttttaatttcttgatgtATTTTGAATGATTTTGTAAGTAAATTAGTAGACCAGTTAAGTTATTACTATGACGTTGTGTAATTCTATTACCCAGTGCATTGGCTATATCAATGCTCTAAATTGAATATTGCATatctaatttatctaaaataaatcaaaagtttgcTTCCACAGTGACGAGAATTCGGTTCTCTTCTGCATAATACTTCAAGAGGCAGTTTCAGTTGTACCaggcaaaaaattaaatcattgatTTCAGACGACTCTTTACTTATGAAACGATATTCTAATGCAATGTCAATTAGAGCTTTTTCGATATGTAacattaatttctaaaattgttttaccaTATCGAGCAGACTGTTACGCGTCgtctttcaataaaaaattgactTAATTTTTGACCTTGTTCATTTTGGACATacttatgtaaatatttattatttttaacaggagagtttctaaagatttttataactttttcccTTTTTAATAAGATCTTAGTAATTACTAACTAATTCAGCAAATGGTTGATCCAAAGTTATGGTCAAGTTGCAGTCTTTATCTAAAACTTCATCACCATCAGACTTATCTTGTTCATCTTCTtcccaaatattttatatagacAACAGTTGTATTCCATATAGTATTAAGCATAGCATAGTTTATTGATAGGACGACATCAATATACCGACTTTCGCCATCACACTTACTCTTTTAGTGGTTATGGTTTTTAAGAAGTCAATATCAAAACTATTTACCCTTTCTGCCACTAACTTGACGCAACATTCTGCGTTCCACGACAAATGGATCCAAATCAGTCCAAAATTAATGTATTTAGCCTCCATACGCTTGTTCaaatttaagttacatttaagtttgttaaatttaaattactttatcttgattattttatgttttttttgtttaaataaattgtgtaatttaaaTCCCGCAGATTATTCAGATCCCGCATTAGTTAATGCGGGATCTCGTATGCACCAAAACAACGTATGATACCGCAAGATTGCAAGATTCCACTTATAATAGTGGAATCTTGCAATCTTGCGGTATCATACTATTATTTGAcataatagtttttgttttttacttttacttgtaacAAGCAACATTTACGTATTTAAAATGACAATTGTCGTTTTTTACTTTCATGTCCATTCATTGTAATGAAtggaaattgaaaattttaatcaaattggatctaaaaaaaaagattttgctcAATAAAGTAAGCCAATATTCTTTATGAACATTAAactcagaataaaaaaaaaatgtttttataaaataatgtacatattaaactttaaaattgtaatttcgTTTCAAAagttctctttttatttgaacataaatagATTTACTCAATTCACCATACTGAAATGATTATTTTCTATTCAATATCTTCGGTTTCGATATGTTGTGCTGTATTCATTATATTTAGTTAGTTTACGAGGTAGTGTATATATAAGCCTTCCATCTAAGAGAATAGCTATTAGTTGGAGAAGTCATaagttttgtttcaaaatattttggtgCGAGATTTTGAATATGAATATATAAGAAGGGTGTgtacttaaatatatttatctcATGGTgtgttgtttatatttagtcGCATCTATAAGCTTAACGCCTTTCACAAAGCATGGTTTATGACCTATGCCATACACTTTCTAATGTTTGATATGATATCCACATTTGTTGAATATCTGACTCCTAAAAAGATAGGTTTTGTCTCTACGGTAGCATTTATTTTAGCCGTTTACTATGCACCTGCCTTACTTAAATCCAACAAAGTgttaaatgtattaataatttaaatgcatttaaaattgctaaaacaGCTCAAATAGAATGAGACCATAAAATTGGAAACTCGATTTAGAAAAGCTTGATAACTACACATGGTGTTTGTCTCCTAAGATAATCTTACTATTGTTAAGTGATCCTGAATTGTAAGCAGAATCtacgtttttatttattgagaAGCTCTTAAAGTTTTTCTAATGATGAGTTATCAAAGGTTTTTGTAGAAGCTCTTTCTGCTGTTATTTTCTGCATTGATAGTAGGTTAAAAGACTTAGTTACGAAGGAGAGTTGCCCATTATTTATACTTACAGGGTATACCGACTCTGTTTGAAATACTTCTTTGCACGGCGATATACTTCTTTGCACGGCgagaaaaatagctttaaaaatatttgacattatACTCCGAAATTcttacaaaaattcttttgaccagtataaaatagttaaaagttcAGACCTGTGGTTtgagaaataacaaaaaagttagaCACCATTGCTTTTTTGCTTTGGCTTTCGAAaactttttcttgtaaaaatgaGAACTTTGACAGCGGGGATGGGTTTCCTGGAGAATATGATTCATTTACAACAGTCTTGCATAATCAGAACGGTCTtgtataatcattttatatagtttagtttttcgcaaatatgtaatttatgcCACTTTCACAAAAATCAGTCaaaagtaacaaatattttacttttaatatcagtgtttaaaattttatttgtttattcgtTGCCTTTagtttagattaaaatattgCGCACACTGTTGCATGTCTTAATTCGAAAATTACCTCACTTTTTGTGTTTACCCATTTTTCccaattataaagataaaaataatacaatcaaaaattaaataaaactttttacctaGCTTTCAACAATGCATCTTGGGACTTCCTGCCTAAAGATGTCTTGCTCCACtcaatttttagttaataatgttGCCGAACCCCacaagttgtaaaaaattatgaagttaaaatttttttatttaaatctttttacaaaaaaaatttaaaacgtacaaaattataaacatatattttgttaaattgatacatttaaaataatacatataaaaaaagttcatgaaTTTTGGACAATTTTATAACTGGTTTTCCTCAACTTTTTAATTAGGTATACATTCCATGCCTGTATTGGTGCTTTGTTAATCGACATGTTatctaaaatgaaatattaacattaaatgcttcagatattttatttttatgctttttatattatattttttaaattttataatttatttgtttagaaatgtttataaagattacatttttattttactaatgacTATTCgcattttctaatattttctaATACAAATAGAAACCTACAGTCAAAAGgtagaaataaacaaaacaaaataagaaagaataaattgtgaaaaataaagaataaattacTACTACTAaagaacaacaataaaaaagaataaccCAGACAGCAAGGATATACTGTACCGATAATGACTAGCCTATGACAGCGAATTCATTAAAGTACAATAAAGTTCTATTCTTGGATAGCCAGCCTTTAAAAAATTGCCTTAGCTGGGTAGCAAATAACATTGATATTAACTGGCTTGGTGTTATTTCCCGTAAAAATTTACGGATGTTAAGAAACGACTATTTTTCAGTGAAAGTTCACGACTATTAAGGAATGGTTTTTGCTAGTTTCCGTGAAAACTGactatcaaaaagtttttaatattgttatttattttttaacaacttaattaacttaatattgATTATTCATACTAAAAGCTAATATGATTGTATAAATAAGTTGACTTTTAAGAGCTGTAAAGTTgcttttttacattattttatacgTATTGGGAAAAGTATCTTTTAAACAATACTAAATAGATTGTACTACTAACATATTGTACTAGATGTATTGTAATACTAAATAGATGCCAAAAACCCTCAGTTAATGTATGTACACACTACAGCGCCCATAGCTAGTTGTATCAATTGTTGTATGTACACTTCACTGCGCTTATGGTTTCTTATAGCTGTTGCTAGcatatgcaaaattttaaatccatcttaaaaatattttttcaagacgGATTTGAAATTTTGGGTTTTGCAAAAATgctcttgtttggacataatatgttgctaaaatcatgctaatttcaaataaaagaattcaaataatttgtaagtcgccttaactacaccgaaaATGTGCacaatttttacgtttttttttattttcaagtacctaatttagttttgtaattgataaattattgtttgtattagtaaataacttctttattaaattattgaacGTTTACACAGAAAATTTTAAGGTGTGTGTGTGGGTGGGGGATGGATGGGAAGGGGTTACTTTCTAATGCTTCactgccccccccccccaccttaTTTTATTCGTCGAACCACCTCTGTCTCTATAAGCCTGTCTAAAtgtaccaataaataaaaataattgacatATTTTCCGTTTGAGTCGACTCAATTCCGTTTGAGTCGATACTTTCTTATAAACAGTTTGGCAGTCAAAAATTATTGCATAGAgttcaaatataaaagtttgaaaaataaaaagaattaggaataaattttacattagtgctatttatgttgtttgaacaaatttGTAACACCCTCAAATTGAGACGTTTTAACTttgtataataacttttataatttttgaatgcgtggaaataatactataaaacttataatttatcaatgaatataagtctagttgaatagtaccaaaaattaatttatcaacttgttgtCGTATGGGATGGGGTAGGGGATAAAATTTATGgacttttttgttcccagcctcctACTATcgtaattttttacaaaacatcaTTGTTTgacataagaataaatatatagatatttggAGTTTGTTCCATATTTGAAAGTTAGCAACCTccaacaccaaaaaatgcttttcacatcaagaataattttataatttaagcgTTAAACGCCTCATCTATCTTAATgcaattcaacataatttatatacaaactaaTTCTCTTAGATCTTGTACATGGCAATACATTTTATCCAATTCTACCATTTGCTCCGAGATTATCCATGTAATTATACCAATCTTGTATTGAGAGTGACATCTGTCATCCGGGGATTTAAGCCATACTTTATCgccaactttaaatttattagttatctTCTTATAAGGATCATGTGCGTTCTTATTGTTGTCAAATCCTCTTACTCTAATTTAGCATTGATATAACTTATTTGTAGGTGCAGTAGAAGACCTACAACTATTTTTTGGACTAATGTTATACCAATAAACTGCCTTCAGTATGCTGCACGGAACTCTCTTCAccattattttgatattttgatgaCATTGTTATGCAATTCCATTTCCAGAAGGTACATAAGCACACCTGAATCAAAATTTAACGCTCCATTGATTTACAAACTGCAAAAACAATGTGCTTCGAAATGCAGTATCATTGACCGTCAGAATCTCATCTGGAACTCCTGGTTCGAGAAATATTGcacttaatttttgaataacacATGCACTGGTTTGCAA
This portion of the Hydra vulgaris chromosome 13, alternate assembly HydraT2T_AEP genome encodes:
- the LOC136089676 gene encoding uncharacterized protein LOC136089676; protein product: MKLKEIAEEVEVSATRSNSDKISAGAYDETLISETRLLIEHDPFHTLASLRNILIEGNINASIPTISKYLKSMELTRKRLTLVPKEINSQQNVDSRQSFCRTINSTPDNNLVFLGETGFNLHTSKQYGYSIMNTKCFVTVPANRGKNVSLMAANVSLMAANVSLMAAITVNGILSFKIVDSVYIGDIFCDFITNNLRPYFQTNPHSVLVLDNCAFNRRRDVINLPCQSNVSVYILPPYSPQLNLIEENFSCLKANYTSIRPFPKISNEVKATLSLFIPLIGIDSCGW